The Flavobacteriales bacterium genome includes the window AACAACCGATCCATGACCGAGGTGATGAACTGCGAACCCGGTGCCAACCAGATGCTCACCAATCTCACATACAACTTCCACCAGAATGGATTGGGCACCTACAACTATAAAGGCGAATGGGGCATGCTCGACCAGTTCATTGTTTCGGACGGGCTGCTACAGGCAACATCCGGCTATGCCGTGAATGATTCTTCGGCCACCATTTTCAAAGAAGATTGGATGCTCTACTTCCCAGAAAATGGCGAACCATCGCCTAACAGAACCTACGGTGGACCGAACTATTACGGTGGATATTCCGACCATCTTCCCATCCGTTTGATCCTTCGATGATCCGGAGGAAAAATTGTTGATACAAGACCACCTGCCGACCACGACCCGAAATTGCAAGTGAGTATCTTTAGTGCATGTTTCGTTTACTGATAAAACCCGCGCTTTTACTGGCTGTTGCAATTGCCATCGCTTCCTGCAACAAGGACGATGAAAATCCACAGAACGGAGATCCGACCGCATTTTATGTTGAATTCACGGCTGATGGAACCACCATCCGCTACGAAAATGGCGTGGACGATTACGGGAATGGACCGGGAATCTCCACCTACGAGGATTCCATTGGAAGGCTGCACAGCGAGTTCACCACCTTCATTAAAAGTGCGCTGGATTCTGACTATCTGAAGAACAATTTTACGATTCAGATGGTGAAATTCTTCAGCGATACGCTGATGCCACCATACAGCGCGAGTTTCGCCATGTTCGATGTGGGAACGTACGGTTACGGTTCCTACACGCTCGATAGTTCCACCGCTGGAATCGATGGCGTGGTGATCAGCTACATTGACAGCGACAGCACGTTCTGGTCGAGCGATGTGCGGAACGGCAGCCAGGAAAGTTGGGCGAATTTCGAGATCACCTCGCACAAGGCATCTGGCGAGACACAGTTCGGAGGCAAGACGCAGGGTACGTTCAACTGCCGCGTTTTCAATGCAAACGGTGAGCACCTCGACCTGATGAACGGAAGTTTTTACGCACGTACCATTTACCCGCAATAACAGAAAGATGAAACAGTACCACGACCTGATGCGCCACGTGATGCAGACCGGAGCCGATAAGGCTGATCGCACAGGAACGGGAACACGGAGCGTGTTCGGCTACCAGATGCGTTTCGACCTGAACGAAGGTTTTCCGGTTGTAACCACCAAGAAACTGCACCTCCGCTCCATCATTCACGAATTGTTGTGGTTCTTGAAAGGCGACAGCAACATCAAGTACCTGAAAGACAACGGGGTTTCCATTTGGGATGAATGGGCGGATGAGAACGGGGAACTCGGTCCCGTGTATGGTGTACAATGGCGTTCGTGGCCTACGGCCGATGGCAAGAAGATCGATCAGATCCAGAAATTGATCGATGGCATCAAGAACAATCCCGATTCAAGACGCCATATTGTCAATGCATGGAACGTGGCCGAAGTGGAAAATATGGCGTTGCCTCCGTGCCACACCATGTTCCAATTTTATGTAGCCCCTCCTGACCTTTCCAAAGGGGAGAAAAAAGGAAAACTGAGCTGCCAACTCTATCAGCGTAGCGCGGATATTTTCCTCGGTGTCCCGTTCAATATTGCTTCCTACGCATTACTCACCATGATGGTGGCACAGGTATGCGATCTCGGACTGGGCGATTTCGTTCACACCTTTGGTGACGCACATATCTACTCCAACCACTTTGAACAGGTTGAACTGCAACTGAGTCGTGAGCTGCGCCCATTGCCGCAGATGAAGATCAATCCCGATGTGAAAGACATCTTCGGGTTCAAATTCGAGGATTTTGAATTGGTGAACTACGATCCGCATCCACACATCAAAGGTGCTGTAGCTGTATGATCACCATCATTGTAGCGGCCGATGAGAACAACGTCATCGGAAAGGACAACGACCTTATCTGGCATTTGCCGGACGACCTGAAATTCTTCAAACAGAAAACCAGCGGTCATCCCATCGTCATGGGGCGGAAAACCTATGAATCGGTCGGAAGACCGCTGCCCAACCGCACCAACATCATCATTACCAGAGATAAGGGCTTTCAGGCCGAAGGCTGCGTGGTGGTGAACGCATTGGATGAGGCACTTTCTGTTGCCAAGGATGATGAGATCTTTATTGTTGGAGGTGCAGAGATCTACAAACAGGCGTTTCCAATCACCGACCGTATTTACCTCACACGCGTTCATGGCACGTTCGATGGCGACCGTTTTTTCCCCGAACTCGGGA containing:
- a CDS encoding thymidylate synthase gives rise to the protein MKQYHDLMRHVMQTGADKADRTGTGTRSVFGYQMRFDLNEGFPVVTTKKLHLRSIIHELLWFLKGDSNIKYLKDNGVSIWDEWADENGELGPVYGVQWRSWPTADGKKIDQIQKLIDGIKNNPDSRRHIVNAWNVAEVENMALPPCHTMFQFYVAPPDLSKGEKKGKLSCQLYQRSADIFLGVPFNIASYALLTMMVAQVCDLGLGDFVHTFGDAHIYSNHFEQVELQLSRELRPLPQMKINPDVKDIFGFKFEDFELVNYDPHPHIKGAVAV
- a CDS encoding dihydrofolate reductase, whose product is MITIIVAADENNVIGKDNDLIWHLPDDLKFFKQKTSGHPIVMGRKTYESVGRPLPNRTNIIITRDKGFQAEGCVVVNALDEALSVAKDDEIFIVGGAEIYKQAFPITDRIYLTRVHGTFDGDRFFPELGNEWKEVESVLHPKDEKHVCAFTFKTYEKH